Proteins encoded by one window of Puntigrus tetrazona isolate hp1 chromosome 17, ASM1883169v1, whole genome shotgun sequence:
- the LOC122361563 gene encoding ovarian cancer G-protein coupled receptor 1, which yields MRLSEHEVGKMNMSEEQINCTISHEIHQYLFSGAYILVLLVGLPANAYSLYHAWLQLKAHNELGVYLLNLTISDLLYLASLPLWLQYIFQGDDWSGSEWLCQLCGFLLYENIYVSIGFLCCISIDRYLAVVYPFRFSAFRTVRAAALVSTVVWLKELAVGVVFFRHKELSRDKHNQSVCFEHYPMKSWEYSINYYRFYIGFLFPLGILSVSYFRVLRAVGKSAGTQTAQKTRIKYLVTSTIIIFLVCFSPYHVFLLVRTILERDCDFIEKIFNYYHFSLLLTSFNCVADPALYCFISESAQKEIQKAQEACTRVLCCCSKSHGRFNTHSTELAVTNDNATGTSVVTLLQQVKTDV from the coding sequence ATGAGACTCAGCGAACATGAGGTTGGAAAGATGAACATGTCTGAGGAGCAAATAAACTGCACTATAAGCCACGAAATTCACCAGTACCTGTTTTCGGGTGCATACATCCTTGTCCTGCTCGTGGGTCTTCCCGCCAATGCTTACTCGCTCTACCATGCCTGGCTGCAACTGAAAGCCCACAATGAGCTGGGGGTCTACTTGCTAAACCTGACCATATCTGATCTGCTGTACCTGGCCTCCCTGCCCCTCTGGCTCCAGTATATCTTCCAAGGGGATGACTGGAGCGGCTCGGAGTGGCTCTGTCAACTGTGTGGTTTCCTGCTCTACGAGAACATCTACGTCAGCATTGGCTTTCTCTGTTGTATCTCCATTGACCGTTACTTGGCGGTGGTCTACCCTTTCCGTTTCTCGGCTTTCCGAACGGTACGAGCAGCAGCGCTGGTCAGTACGGTGGTCTGGCTCAAAGAGCTTGCCGTAGGAGTGGTGTTCTTCCGGCACAAGGAGCTCAGCAGGGACAAGCACAACCAATCCGTGTGCTTTGAGCACTATCCCATGAAGTCATGGGAGTACTCAATAAACTACTACCGCTTTTACATAGGTTTCCTGTTCCCTTTAGGAATCCTCTCCGTGTCATACTTTAGAGTGCTTCGAGCAGTGGGCAAGAGTGCAGGCACGCAGACTGCCCAGAAAACTCGCATCAAGTACCTGGTGACCAGCACCATCATCATCTTCCTGGTTTGCTTCTCACCATACCACGTCTTCCTACTGGTACGCACCATATTGGAGCGGGACTGCGACTTCATCGAGAAAATTTTCAACTACTACCATTTCTCGCTGTTGCTTACTAGTTTTAACTGCGTCGCCGATCCGGCGCTCTACTGTTTTATCAGCGAGAGCGCTCAAAAGGAAATCCAGAAGGCTCAGGAAGCTTGCACTCGGGTACTCTGCTGTTGTTCGAAAAGTCACGGAAGGTTCAACACGCACTCGACTGAGCTCGCAGTCACCAATGATAATGCTACAGGTACCTCAGTGGTAACACTCTTGCAGCAGGTCAAAACCGAcgtttaa